GCTACCTAATAATGCTCCCACTAATATTTGTTTTAATGTATGTATACCAGCCTCCAAACGGCTTTGAACCACTAAAACGGCTAAAATGAAAGTCAAGGTTATTATTAAGGTGTTTTGTGATAAAAATGCTACCGCCATAAAGATAGAAAAAGCAATAGCCCCATGGCCACTTGGCATTCCACCCTTCAAGGGTGTTCCTTCATTAAAATGGGCTTTTATGCCTATAACTATGAAAATAACAATTATGAGACTTATGAATGTTATGTGTATAGGCATAGTTTTAACCTTATGTATAAAAATAATAGACATTTTATCTAATTTATCAAAAAATATTATATACCCAACAATTATGGAATTGACAGCAGAAACTAGA
The Maledivibacter sp. DNA segment above includes these coding regions:
- a CDS encoding diacylglycerol kinase codes for the protein MKAKKILDSFNYAFEGIIYTLRNERNMRIHFIIAIFVLFFSIFCNLSKMETLVLFITIALVIVAEMINTAIEAAIDLITDKYHELAKIAKNVAAGAVLVSAVNSIIVGYIIFFDKLDKMSIIFIHKVKTMPIHITFISLIIVIFIVIGIKAHFNEGTPLKGGMPSGHGAIAFSIFMAVAFLSQNTLIITLTFILAVLVVQSRLEAGIHTLKQILVGALLGSFITLLLFQLIEQIA